One genomic segment of Paenibacillus durus includes these proteins:
- a CDS encoding MarR family winged helix-turn-helix transcriptional regulator yields the protein MENARELFQIMTRRLGLLNKDCCSVGGSNLSLAQSHLLHEVERRNNPSMQQVAETLGTDVTTFSRQVQSLIKMDLVKKTPDPSDRRVFTLSLTEEGKRIAATIDQQMNSYLDEVFSYMTEFEKETVLRSVQLFNEAMGKSSRCCAPVTG from the coding sequence ATGGAAAATGCACGCGAATTGTTCCAAATCATGACCAGACGCCTGGGTTTGCTGAATAAAGACTGCTGCAGCGTAGGCGGAAGCAACCTGTCACTGGCTCAAAGCCATCTGCTCCACGAAGTGGAACGCCGGAACAATCCTTCTATGCAGCAGGTTGCGGAGACGCTGGGAACGGATGTTACCACCTTTAGCCGGCAGGTGCAATCCCTGATCAAAATGGATCTTGTCAAAAAAACGCCGGACCCAAGCGACCGCAGAGTGTTCACCCTGTCTCTGACTGAGGAAGGAAAAAGGATTGCCGCGACCATTGATCAGCAAATGAACAGTTATCTGGATGAAGTCTTCTCCTATATGACCGAGTTTGAAAAAGAAACGGTCCTGCGTTCGGTACAGCTTTTTAATGAAGCTATGGGGAAATCAAGCCGATGCTGCGCACCGGTCACCGGGTGA
- a CDS encoding arsinothricin resistance N-acetyltransferase ArsN1 family A codes for MESTVTIREAASKDIANILRIYNQGIEDRIATLETETKDTAYMEAWLQEHQGRYTVLVAERDSAVVGWAALNPYSHRCAYSGVADLSIYIERESRGQGVGSSLLQALEHTAKASSFYKIVLFTFPFNQMGQGLYRKMGYREVGVFEKQGVIDSKPIDVMIMEKML; via the coding sequence ATGGAGTCGACCGTTACGATTCGGGAAGCAGCTTCAAAAGATATCGCGAATATTCTTCGCATCTATAATCAGGGGATTGAAGACCGCATTGCGACACTGGAAACGGAAACCAAAGATACGGCCTACATGGAAGCTTGGTTACAGGAACATCAGGGCCGTTACACCGTCCTGGTAGCTGAAAGGGACAGCGCGGTTGTCGGCTGGGCTGCCCTTAATCCGTATTCCCACCGCTGCGCTTATAGCGGTGTTGCCGACCTCTCCATTTATATTGAACGCGAATCCCGCGGACAGGGCGTCGGAAGTTCCCTTCTTCAAGCCTTGGAGCATACAGCGAAAGCATCCTCTTTTTACAAAATCGTGCTGTTTACCTTCCCCTTTAATCAGATGGGCCAAGGGTTATACCGGAAAATGGGTTACCGCGAGGTAGGTGTCTTCGAAAAACAAGGGGTCATTGACAGTAAGCCGATCGACGTGATGATCATGGAGAAAATGCTTTAG
- a CDS encoding arsenite methyltransferase, translating into MNKLTHDQIRQKVRSRYQQVAVKKAEAPSSCSSAGSSSSCCGGPTDYDAISARLGYSNDELSAVPEGANLGLGCGNPQAIAELKASETVLDLGSGGGFDCFLASRQVGDSGKVIGVDMTPEMISRARNTADKGRFANTEFRLGEIEHLPLADQSVDVIISNCVINLSPDKQQVFHEAFRVLKPGGRLAISDVVATAELPPEITDNIDELYTGCISGASPIMNLESMLRQSGFTGISIEPKDESRTFIKDWVPGANVQDYLVSAVIKATKK; encoded by the coding sequence ATGAACAAACTTACCCATGACCAAATTCGTCAGAAGGTTAGAAGCCGGTACCAACAGGTCGCGGTAAAAAAGGCAGAGGCGCCATCTTCCTGCAGTTCTGCCGGAAGCTCTAGCAGCTGCTGCGGCGGTCCAACCGACTATGATGCGATCTCCGCCAGACTTGGCTATTCCAATGATGAGTTGTCCGCCGTACCGGAAGGCGCCAATTTGGGACTCGGCTGCGGCAATCCTCAAGCGATTGCTGAGCTAAAGGCCAGTGAAACGGTACTCGATCTCGGCAGCGGCGGAGGCTTTGATTGCTTCCTCGCTTCCCGCCAGGTTGGAGACAGCGGCAAGGTCATCGGCGTCGATATGACTCCAGAGATGATCAGCCGCGCCCGGAACACTGCCGACAAAGGCCGGTTCGCCAATACCGAATTCCGGCTCGGTGAAATTGAGCACCTTCCGCTTGCCGATCAATCCGTTGATGTTATTATCTCGAACTGCGTGATTAACCTTTCCCCTGATAAGCAGCAGGTATTCCATGAAGCGTTCCGGGTCCTAAAGCCCGGCGGCCGGCTTGCTATTTCCGACGTCGTGGCCACGGCGGAACTCCCGCCGGAAATCACGGACAATATAGACGAACTATACACAGGGTGTATTTCGGGAGCCTCGCCGATCATGAATCTCGAATCCATGCTGCGGCAAAGCGGTTTTACCGGCATTTCCATCGAACCGAAGGATGAATCCAGAACCTTCATTAAAGATTGGGTTCCCGGTGCCAATGTGCAGGATTATCTGGTCTCCGCCGTCATTAAAGCAACCAAAAAATAA
- a CDS encoding DEAD/DEAH box helicase yields the protein MQINIDSEGDMEVDCTCPAYEDYGCCKHAAATLIAINTLQQKGSTGGKHQNSAQSALFSAVPAQAPATGSKLVQAKTVAKPSYRQAEQFISLFNGTPVDMGKDINMISSGREQLQFEFIIKVQNTPSSIGLSLEMRMGLKRLYVVSKIKQFLECMEQRKPMYFTSQFTFDQEKQCINDADIEFLSVLVLMKNTEKIYKRTGVGYYSYPGTPDGRAMVISPLAWDKLKPLFSKVNAVLEGTGHPGARVELLNEAPPLSFSIGKGGTEGYALTVSGLDKLLLLPDHSCLISDGRIYNQDATNIDRIAQLQQNFSASKRMDLSPLQMEPLVQRVLPALRLMGTVKVKKEVKERIVEPELEPKLFLDYENGELTARVEFHYDAILINPLIKDQAFIENNNIILVRNLQLEDHIIDVMDQSSMRRKEELWAAGSESGIYEALYELIPLLEDSTAIFLTQAVQNLVQERKPYPKVSADLSEGLDWLNISFELEGLDEKEIIRVMQAIVEKKKYIRLRSGAFLSLEEEYFNDFRMVADHLNIGKKDLRAATIRFPSVHALQLPEREKSSKHLKWGKSLRLFLEQLKEPENMDFELPVHMASVLRDYQVRGFQWMKTLSRFRFGGILADDMGLGKTIQSIAYICSELAEISDQSRILIICPASLTYNWANEFARFAPEVRVLVAAGQKAERSELLEGMEEADVVITSYPLLRRDIELYSGKTFHALILDEAQAIKNAASQTAQAVKSITAARKFALTGTPIENSLDELGAIFSVVFPLLFSGRKAFKELPVERISAIVSPFILRRLKKEVLEELPDRIETVQRTELLDEQKKIYLAYLSKHREETEQDLQAEGFQKSRMKILAGITRLRQICCHPALFIENYEGGSGKLEQLLETVKECQASGKRMLVFSQFSSMLKLIRQSLEAAGILPFYLDGATPAGERVEMCRHFNEGEGDAFLISLKAGGTGLNLTGADTVILYDLWWNPAVEEQAIGRAHRMGQRSVVQVIRMVTEGSIEEKILELQQRKKDLIEEVIEAGENSVSRLSEQDIREMLYINGPVRWEC from the coding sequence GTGCAAATTAATATTGATAGTGAAGGAGATATGGAAGTAGATTGTACCTGTCCCGCCTACGAAGACTATGGCTGCTGCAAACATGCGGCGGCGACACTGATTGCGATCAACACGCTTCAGCAAAAGGGTTCAACCGGCGGCAAGCACCAAAATTCAGCGCAATCCGCTCTTTTTTCTGCTGTCCCGGCCCAAGCTCCAGCGACGGGTTCGAAGCTTGTTCAGGCCAAAACCGTGGCCAAACCTTCTTATCGACAGGCAGAACAGTTCATCTCCTTATTCAATGGGACGCCTGTAGATATGGGCAAGGATATTAACATGATATCCTCTGGCCGTGAACAGCTGCAGTTTGAGTTTATAATTAAAGTCCAGAACACGCCGAGCAGTATAGGTTTGTCCCTTGAAATGAGAATGGGGCTCAAGCGTCTCTACGTCGTTTCCAAAATCAAACAGTTCCTTGAGTGCATGGAGCAGCGCAAACCCATGTATTTTACAAGCCAGTTCACCTTTGATCAGGAAAAGCAGTGTATAAATGATGCGGATATCGAGTTCCTAAGTGTTCTGGTTCTTATGAAGAATACCGAGAAAATCTATAAAAGAACGGGCGTCGGTTATTATAGTTATCCTGGAACACCGGACGGGAGAGCCATGGTTATTTCTCCTCTGGCATGGGACAAGCTAAAACCGCTTTTTTCCAAAGTAAATGCCGTACTTGAGGGAACTGGACATCCGGGAGCGCGGGTAGAATTACTAAATGAAGCTCCTCCACTCAGCTTTTCGATCGGCAAAGGCGGAACGGAAGGGTATGCCCTGACGGTCTCCGGCTTGGATAAGCTGCTGCTGCTTCCGGATCATTCCTGCCTTATATCGGATGGACGAATCTATAATCAGGACGCAACTAACATAGACCGAATTGCGCAATTACAGCAGAATTTCTCCGCCTCCAAACGGATGGATCTATCTCCTCTGCAAATGGAGCCGTTGGTTCAACGAGTCCTGCCCGCCTTGAGGTTAATGGGAACCGTTAAAGTAAAAAAAGAGGTCAAGGAAAGAATAGTCGAACCTGAACTTGAGCCCAAACTTTTTCTGGACTATGAGAATGGCGAATTAACCGCCCGGGTTGAATTTCATTATGATGCCATCCTGATCAATCCTTTAATTAAAGATCAAGCCTTCATAGAAAATAACAACATTATTCTGGTAAGAAATTTGCAGCTGGAAGACCATATCATTGACGTTATGGACCAGTCATCTATGCGCAGGAAGGAAGAGCTGTGGGCTGCCGGAAGCGAGTCCGGAATTTATGAAGCGCTTTATGAACTGATTCCTTTATTGGAGGACAGTACCGCCATATTTTTGACCCAAGCCGTACAAAATCTTGTTCAGGAGCGTAAGCCCTATCCCAAAGTCAGCGCCGATTTAAGTGAAGGACTTGACTGGCTCAATATCTCGTTCGAGCTGGAGGGATTGGATGAGAAGGAAATCATTCGTGTGATGCAGGCAATCGTTGAGAAAAAGAAATATATCCGGCTTCGCAGTGGCGCTTTTTTATCTCTTGAAGAGGAGTATTTCAATGATTTTCGCATGGTGGCAGACCATCTGAATATTGGCAAAAAAGACCTTCGGGCAGCGACGATACGATTCCCCTCTGTACATGCGCTTCAGCTCCCGGAGCGGGAGAAATCATCTAAACATTTAAAATGGGGCAAGTCGCTTCGGCTTTTTCTGGAACAGCTAAAGGAGCCGGAAAATATGGACTTCGAGCTCCCTGTCCACATGGCGTCCGTTCTCCGCGATTATCAGGTAAGAGGCTTTCAATGGATGAAGACACTATCAAGGTTCCGGTTCGGAGGGATTCTGGCTGATGATATGGGCCTCGGAAAAACCATTCAGAGTATCGCCTACATCTGCTCCGAGCTTGCCGAGATCTCAGACCAATCCCGGATTTTGATCATCTGTCCAGCCTCGCTGACGTATAATTGGGCCAATGAATTTGCGCGGTTTGCTCCAGAGGTCAGAGTTCTTGTAGCGGCCGGGCAAAAGGCGGAGCGAAGCGAATTGCTGGAAGGAATGGAAGAGGCCGACGTGGTTATCACCTCTTATCCGCTTTTGCGAAGAGATATTGAACTTTACTCCGGTAAAACATTCCATGCGCTGATCCTGGATGAGGCACAGGCGATCAAGAATGCGGCTTCCCAAACGGCTCAGGCTGTAAAGTCCATCACAGCGGCGAGAAAATTTGCTTTAACAGGAACGCCTATTGAGAATTCACTGGATGAACTGGGCGCTATTTTCAGTGTGGTCTTCCCGCTCTTGTTCTCCGGCAGAAAAGCTTTTAAAGAACTCCCGGTAGAGCGCATTTCCGCTATCGTGTCTCCTTTTATTTTGCGGCGGCTGAAAAAAGAGGTACTGGAGGAATTGCCCGACCGTATTGAGACGGTGCAGCGTACCGAACTGCTGGACGAGCAGAAAAAAATCTATCTCGCCTACTTGTCCAAGCATCGGGAGGAGACGGAACAAGACTTGCAGGCCGAGGGCTTCCAGAAGAGCCGCATGAAAATATTGGCGGGCATCACGCGTTTGCGGCAGATTTGTTGTCATCCGGCACTTTTTATCGAGAACTATGAGGGGGGTTCCGGCAAACTTGAACAGCTGCTGGAGACAGTGAAGGAATGCCAGGCTTCCGGAAAAAGGATGCTTGTATTTTCTCAATTTTCAAGCATGCTGAAATTGATTCGGCAAAGCTTGGAGGCTGCCGGTATCCTGCCATTTTACCTTGATGGCGCAACACCTGCGGGGGAGCGCGTGGAAATGTGCCGGCATTTTAACGAAGGCGAAGGGGATGCCTTTCTAATTTCACTTAAGGCTGGCGGAACCGGACTTAATCTGACGGGCGCTGATACCGTTATCCTGTATGATTTATGGTGGAACCCTGCGGTGGAGGAACAAGCGATTGGACGTGCGCATCGTATGGGACAACGAAGTGTAGTTCAGGTCATACGCATGGTAACGGAAGGCTCAATAGAGGAGAAGATTCTGGAGCTGCAGCAGCGTAAGAAAGATTTAATTGAGGAAGTCATTGAAGCGGGAGAGAACTCCGTCAGCAGATTGTCCGAACAGGATATCCGTGAAATGCTATACATAAACGGACCGGTACGCTGGGAGTGTTGA
- a CDS encoding glycoside hydrolase family 13 protein has product MKEIQKKWWHKSVIYQIYPRSFYDSNGDGVGDLQGIIQKLDYVKLLGADVIWLSPVYDSPNVDNGYDISDYYSILSEFGTMEDMNKLLLESSKRGIKIIMDLVVNHTSDQHPWFIEAKKSKDNPYRNYYIWRDPVNGKEPNELKSNFGGSAWQFDETTNQYYLHFYSKEQPDLDWENKKMRSSIWDMINFWINKGIGGFRMDVIDLIGKDPDKQIKENGPKLHDYLQEMNRKTFGTKDLLTVGEAWGATTEDGKLYSDPKRKELSMIFQFEHIQLDKIPGKQRWDLKKLELNELKQVLSKWQYALNEEGWNSLFWNNHDLPRIVSRWGNDREYRVESAKMLATLLHGMKGTPYIYQGEEIGMTNAAFESIEDYMDIETQNIYKERKAAGFSEEDIMESLYMKARDNARTPMQWSNAKNAGFSSGKPWMKLNPNYPSVNVESALYDSDSVFYHYQKLIKIRKQNYTLIYGTYRLLDSEPNIYAYERILENKKLLIVCNFYEPEATFSYSPESHSAVNILISNYSHSSSDLKNITLRPYEAIIYEII; this is encoded by the coding sequence ATGAAAGAGATTCAAAAAAAATGGTGGCACAAAAGTGTTATTTATCAAATATATCCCCGTAGCTTCTACGACAGTAATGGCGATGGAGTTGGCGATTTACAAGGCATCATTCAAAAGTTAGACTATGTAAAATTATTAGGCGCCGACGTCATTTGGCTAAGTCCCGTTTATGATTCTCCCAACGTAGACAATGGCTACGATATTAGTGATTATTACTCCATCTTATCGGAATTTGGAACCATGGAAGATATGAATAAATTGTTATTAGAAAGCAGCAAGCGCGGCATTAAAATTATTATGGATCTTGTTGTCAACCATACCTCAGACCAGCATCCGTGGTTTATAGAAGCAAAAAAATCAAAAGACAATCCGTACAGAAATTATTATATTTGGCGCGATCCGGTTAACGGCAAAGAACCCAACGAACTGAAATCGAATTTCGGTGGTTCAGCGTGGCAATTTGATGAAACAACCAACCAATACTATTTGCATTTTTACAGCAAAGAACAGCCCGACTTGGACTGGGAAAACAAAAAAATGCGTAGCAGCATCTGGGATATGATTAACTTTTGGATTAACAAGGGAATCGGCGGCTTCCGTATGGATGTGATTGATTTGATTGGAAAAGATCCCGATAAACAAATAAAAGAAAACGGGCCTAAACTTCATGATTATTTGCAGGAAATGAATCGAAAAACGTTTGGAACCAAAGATTTGTTAACGGTTGGAGAAGCGTGGGGCGCGACAACTGAAGACGGGAAACTGTACTCTGACCCCAAACGCAAGGAATTGAGCATGATCTTTCAGTTTGAACATATTCAGCTAGATAAAATTCCGGGCAAACAAAGATGGGATTTGAAAAAGCTAGAGCTCAATGAACTAAAGCAAGTGTTAAGCAAGTGGCAATATGCTTTAAACGAAGAGGGTTGGAACAGCTTATTTTGGAACAATCACGACCTGCCCCGCATTGTATCGAGATGGGGGAATGACCGTGAATATAGGGTGGAGTCTGCCAAAATGTTGGCCACTTTATTACATGGAATGAAAGGAACCCCCTATATCTACCAGGGAGAAGAAATCGGCATGACAAATGCTGCTTTTGAGTCCATAGAAGATTATATGGATATTGAAACTCAAAATATTTATAAAGAACGAAAAGCAGCCGGTTTTAGCGAAGAAGACATCATGGAATCGCTCTATATGAAAGCAAGAGACAATGCCAGAACCCCAATGCAATGGTCGAATGCAAAAAATGCAGGATTTTCTTCAGGAAAACCATGGATGAAGCTTAATCCCAATTATCCTTCTGTTAATGTAGAAAGCGCTTTATATGATTCGGATTCTGTTTTTTATCATTATCAAAAATTAATCAAGATTCGTAAACAAAATTACACACTTATTTATGGGACCTATCGTCTTCTTGATTCGGAACCCAATATTTATGCTTACGAACGGATACTCGAAAACAAAAAGCTGCTTATTGTATGCAATTTTTACGAACCGGAAGCCACTTTTTCTTACTCTCCCGAAAGTCATTCAGCCGTAAACATTTTAATCAGCAACTACAGCCACTCGAGCAGCGATTTAAAAAACATCACATTGCGTCCGTATGAAGCCATTATATATGAAATCATCTGA
- a CDS encoding NADPH-dependent F420 reductase, with the protein MSIGIIGAGEIGQAFAKQVVKAGYEVFLSNSRGPESLAPLVAKLGGKSKAVTVREAAAADIVFIALPWKHLKEAVADLPEWNGRIVIDAMNPIITPEFIVADLGGKTSSEVVSDLVPGARVVKGFNTLTPAVLSSDPQIVGRRVIFISGDDAAAKAEVTRMNDKIGFATIDLGGLADGGKLHQFPGGDQIAISLVRGRCPRNTGHAVWLVTRVSLDTLAAEVYILKDEQWSMRAMVYYESPQAEKTGFPKLGEAGLGHPILRRHWGGESRRQIKLKPDCRHHRRVPVRVAVFSA; encoded by the coding sequence ATGTCTATTGGAATTATTGGTGCCGGTGAAATCGGGCAAGCCTTTGCCAAACAAGTCGTTAAAGCAGGTTATGAGGTTTTCTTAAGCAACAGCCGCGGACCGGAATCGCTTGCTCCGCTGGTAGCCAAACTCGGGGGCAAGAGCAAAGCCGTTACCGTTCGGGAAGCCGCAGCCGCCGATATTGTGTTTATTGCCCTGCCTTGGAAGCATCTGAAAGAAGCGGTTGCCGATTTGCCCGAATGGAACGGACGTATCGTGATCGATGCGATGAACCCGATTATTACTCCTGAATTCATCGTGGCTGATCTTGGAGGAAAAACATCAAGCGAGGTGGTATCGGATCTTGTTCCCGGCGCAAGGGTGGTCAAAGGATTCAATACACTGACTCCCGCTGTGCTCAGCTCTGACCCACAAATTGTCGGACGCCGCGTCATCTTCATCTCCGGCGACGATGCCGCCGCCAAGGCTGAAGTCACTCGTATGAACGATAAAATCGGATTCGCCACCATTGATCTGGGCGGTCTCGCTGACGGCGGCAAATTGCATCAATTTCCGGGAGGTGATCAAATTGCCATAAGTCTCGTCAGGGGGCGGTGTCCAAGGAACACAGGTCATGCGGTATGGCTGGTGACCCGAGTCTCCCTGGACACCCTCGCTGCCGAAGTTTACATATTAAAAGATGAACAATGGAGCATGAGAGCTATGGTTTATTATGAATCCCCTCAAGCCGAGAAGACTGGTTTCCCAAAACTGGGTGAAGCGGGCCTCGGACATCCAATACTGCGCCGTCATTGGGGCGGAGAAAGTCGTCGCCAAATCAAGCTTAAACCGGATTGTCGGCACCATCGACGAGTTCCCGTACGAGTTGCAGTTTTTTCAGCATAG
- a CDS encoding 3-oxoacyl-ACP reductase family protein, translating into MMTTTTNSLSGKVALVTGGSRGIGAAIVKRLANDGAAVAFTYASAQQKAEELVKEIEASGGRALALRADSADAIAVKGAVAETVKAFGGIHILVNNAGLANLKPYDQFAIEEFDRMVAVNVRAVFAAVQAAAPQMGEGGRIVNIGSINADFNPFPGNSLYVMSKAAVAGLTRGLARDLAPQGITVNNVQPGPTDTDMNPADGPYAPVVSGMIPVGRYGTGAEIADMVAYLATPGAAFVTGATINVDGGTTV; encoded by the coding sequence ATGATGACAACAACAACAAATTCTTTATCTGGAAAAGTGGCACTGGTAACTGGAGGGTCCCGAGGCATTGGAGCAGCCATCGTAAAACGTCTGGCAAATGACGGCGCGGCAGTAGCTTTCACCTACGCCAGCGCGCAGCAAAAAGCGGAAGAATTGGTAAAAGAAATTGAAGCGTCCGGCGGACGCGCGCTGGCCCTTCGCGCCGACAGCGCAGACGCCATCGCTGTGAAAGGCGCCGTTGCCGAAACGGTAAAAGCTTTTGGCGGCATTCACATTCTGGTTAACAATGCCGGACTCGCAAACTTGAAGCCCTATGATCAATTTGCCATCGAAGAATTCGATCGCATGGTTGCCGTCAACGTCCGCGCCGTGTTCGCAGCAGTGCAAGCGGCAGCTCCTCAAATGGGCGAAGGCGGACGCATCGTCAATATCGGCAGCATCAACGCCGACTTCAATCCGTTTCCGGGCAACAGCCTCTATGTGATGTCCAAGGCGGCTGTCGCCGGACTTACCCGGGGCCTCGCACGCGATCTGGCTCCGCAAGGCATTACCGTTAACAACGTGCAGCCGGGACCGACCGACACCGATATGAATCCGGCCGACGGTCCTTACGCCCCGGTTGTCTCCGGCATGATTCCGGTCGGCCGTTACGGTACGGGCGCGGAAATCGCCGACATGGTAGCTTATCTGGCTACACCGGGAGCCGCCTTCGTAACCGGCGCAACCATTAATGTAGACGGCGGAACCACAGTCTGA
- a CDS encoding sucrose-specific PTS transporter subunit IIBC, which yields MTNHKFERASQQILAAVGGSENIISAAHCATRLRLVLKDESIVKTEELSNIDLVKGHFSNGGQYQVIIGAGTVNEVYHAFVELAGIKESSKDEVKKEADNKMNVVQRLVKLLSDVFVPIIPALVAAGLLMGINNVLTSSGLFFKDRSLVDVYPNITDLANMINVFANAAFVFLPILIGFSATKMFGGNPYLGAVMGMIMVHPDLLNAYGYGQAILNNKVPVWNVFGLEIEKVGYQGTVFPVLAASFILARVEKNLRKIVPSFLDNLLTPLLTVFITSFLTFTVVGGIMRSAGNLLADGMVWLYDTLGFFGGAVFGLILSPLTLTGMHHSLLPIDIQLIAAGGSFLLALVSCNNVAQGGATFAAMLLTKDEKMKSIAVSSGISALLGITEPAMFGVNLKMKYPFYAAMIGSAFGCAFVAFNHILNAAPGPAGLIGFVSIQAGSVLNFLIAVLISFVSGFVITIILSKSKKLNTELKPVNKIAS from the coding sequence ATGACTAACCACAAATTCGAACGAGCTTCACAGCAAATTCTAGCTGCCGTTGGCGGATCTGAGAACATTATCAGTGCTGCGCATTGCGCGACCCGCCTTCGGTTGGTGTTAAAAGACGAATCCATTGTCAAGACAGAAGAACTGTCAAATATTGATCTTGTAAAAGGCCACTTCAGCAATGGAGGACAATATCAGGTTATTATCGGTGCTGGTACGGTCAATGAAGTGTACCACGCTTTTGTTGAATTAGCAGGTATTAAAGAATCTAGTAAAGATGAGGTTAAAAAAGAAGCCGACAATAAAATGAATGTGGTCCAAAGGCTGGTGAAATTGTTGTCCGACGTATTTGTCCCGATTATCCCGGCACTGGTAGCCGCCGGTTTATTGATGGGTATCAACAACGTTCTGACATCCAGCGGATTATTTTTCAAAGATAGGTCTTTAGTTGATGTGTACCCGAACATAACCGATCTTGCGAACATGATCAATGTGTTTGCTAATGCAGCGTTTGTGTTCCTGCCGATATTAATAGGATTCTCCGCAACAAAAATGTTCGGAGGAAACCCTTATTTAGGAGCTGTCATGGGAATGATCATGGTGCACCCGGATCTTTTAAATGCATATGGATACGGGCAAGCTATTTTGAATAATAAAGTGCCGGTATGGAATGTTTTTGGACTTGAAATTGAAAAAGTGGGCTATCAAGGAACCGTGTTTCCTGTTTTAGCTGCTTCATTTATCCTGGCGCGAGTCGAGAAAAATTTACGTAAGATTGTTCCGTCTTTTCTTGATAACTTATTAACTCCGTTATTAACGGTATTTATCACAAGCTTTCTTACGTTTACTGTAGTTGGCGGTATAATGAGATCTGCCGGGAATCTTTTGGCTGATGGAATGGTTTGGCTGTATGATACACTTGGTTTCTTTGGAGGAGCCGTTTTTGGGTTGATTTTATCTCCTTTGACATTAACGGGTATGCACCATAGTCTTCTTCCGATTGACATTCAGTTAATTGCTGCTGGCGGTTCGTTTTTACTGGCACTTGTTTCATGCAATAATGTTGCCCAGGGAGGCGCGACATTTGCGGCCATGCTGCTGACAAAAGACGAAAAAATGAAAAGCATTGCGGTTTCTTCCGGAATTTCCGCCCTGCTTGGCATTACGGAACCCGCGATGTTTGGCGTTAACCTGAAAATGAAATATCCATTTTATGCCGCTATGATCGGTTCAGCTTTTGGATGTGCCTTTGTAGCATTCAATCACATTTTAAACGCAGCCCCCGGACCTGCTGGACTGATCGGGTTTGTCAGTATTCAAGCTGGCAGTGTGCTGAACTTTTTAATTGCCGTCTTGATTTCTTTTGTATCGGGATTTGTAATAACGATCATTTTGTCAAAATCAAAAAAACTGAATACAGAATTAAAGCCGGTGAATAAAATCGCTTCTTAA
- a CDS encoding AraC family transcriptional regulator has protein sequence MKSSLKENSIHGTPSFPLHIYSKVRKTDYYVGYHWHEELEFIYVEEGEMEVTINSEIIYVSKGDFVFINSGDLHQVTSSGPSIHHAIVFHPQLLNFEYPDICQQAIIKPITSGALQFPCAIHLDKESKEELSGKLRNIIDIKKGENKLSSLRIKVILLQVIDLLYERKLFLENRLHTKVKQEKIKKVILYIEEHYNDKIFLEDLASLVGMNKNYFSKYFQIAVGKNPVTYINEYRCEKAARLLKNSELKVLEISLMVGFENFSYFIRKFREYKHYSPSQYRKMVYDN, from the coding sequence ATGAAATCATCTTTAAAAGAAAATTCTATTCATGGCACTCCGTCTTTTCCGTTGCATATATACAGTAAGGTACGTAAAACCGATTATTATGTAGGGTATCACTGGCATGAAGAATTAGAATTTATTTATGTTGAAGAGGGAGAAATGGAGGTGACGATCAATTCAGAAATTATATATGTTTCCAAAGGAGATTTTGTTTTTATCAATTCTGGAGACTTGCATCAAGTTACCTCAAGCGGTCCATCCATTCATCATGCTATTGTTTTTCATCCCCAGTTATTGAATTTTGAATATCCAGACATATGCCAGCAAGCTATTATCAAGCCGATTACCTCGGGAGCCTTGCAATTTCCTTGTGCCATACATTTAGATAAGGAATCAAAAGAGGAGTTATCAGGAAAGTTACGAAATATCATTGACATAAAAAAGGGGGAAAACAAGCTCTCATCCTTGCGTATTAAAGTGATTCTCCTTCAAGTCATCGATCTTTTATATGAAAGAAAACTCTTCCTGGAAAATCGACTTCATACAAAAGTCAAACAAGAAAAAATCAAAAAAGTGATCCTATATATTGAGGAACATTACAATGATAAAATTTTTCTTGAGGACTTAGCTTCGCTTGTAGGAATGAATAAAAATTATTTCTCAAAATACTTTCAAATAGCTGTAGGGAAAAATCCAGTTACGTATATTAATGAATACCGTTGTGAAAAAGCAGCGAGACTGCTAAAAAATAGCGAGTTAAAAGTATTAGAGATTTCCTTGATGGTGGGTTTTGAAAACTTCAGCTATTTTATTCGTAAATTTAGAGAGTACAAGCACTATTCTCCATCGCAATATAGAAAAATGGTTTATGATAATTAA